Proteins found in one Pontibacter sp. SGAir0037 genomic segment:
- a CDS encoding RNA polymerase sigma factor RpoD/SigA encodes MRQLKISKQITNRESQSLDKYLQEIGKVDLLTPDEEVSLAQRIREGDQFALEKLTKANLRFVVSVAKQYQNQGLSLGDLINEGNLGLIKAAKRFDETRGFKFISYAVWWIRQSILQALAEQSRIVRLPLNRVGSLNKISKSFSELEQKFEREPSPEEIAEVLELTTAEVVDTLKISGRHVSVDAPFVQGEENRLLDVLENEDEESPDTGLMNDSLRKEVQRALSTLTKREADVITLYFGLNGEHSLTLEEIGEKFNLTRERVRQIKEKAIRRLRHTSRSKALKPYLG; translated from the coding sequence ATGAGACAACTCAAGATAAGCAAACAGATTACTAACCGCGAAAGCCAATCCCTCGACAAATACTTGCAAGAGATTGGTAAAGTTGATTTGCTTACCCCTGATGAAGAGGTGTCGCTAGCACAGAGGATTAGAGAAGGAGATCAGTTTGCGCTTGAGAAATTAACAAAAGCCAACCTGCGCTTCGTAGTATCGGTTGCCAAGCAATATCAGAACCAAGGCCTGTCACTGGGCGACCTTATTAACGAAGGAAATTTAGGTTTGATTAAAGCTGCCAAACGCTTCGACGAAACCAGAGGTTTCAAATTCATTTCTTATGCCGTTTGGTGGATCCGTCAGTCTATTCTGCAGGCATTAGCAGAGCAATCTCGTATTGTGCGCTTGCCGCTTAACAGAGTGGGATCGCTGAACAAAATCTCTAAATCTTTCTCTGAACTGGAGCAGAAGTTTGAGCGTGAGCCTTCTCCTGAAGAAATCGCTGAAGTATTAGAGTTAACAACCGCAGAGGTTGTAGATACTCTGAAAATATCAGGACGCCACGTATCCGTAGATGCTCCATTTGTGCAAGGTGAAGAAAACCGCCTGTTAGACGTACTCGAAAACGAAGATGAAGAGTCGCCGGACACAGGTTTGATGAATGACTCGCTTCGTAAAGAAGTACAGCGTGCGCTATCTACTTTAACTAAGCGTGAAGCTGATGTAATTACACTTTATTTTGGATTAAACGGAGAACACTCGTTAACCTTAGAGGAAATCGGGGAGAAGTTTAACCTGACTCGTGAGCGTGTAAGACAGATCAAAGAGAAAGCGATCAGAAGACTTCGCCACACCTCCAGAAGTAAAGCTCTGAAACCTTATTTAGGTTAA
- the trxB gene encoding thioredoxin-disulfide reductase, producing MEIERVKCLIIGSGPAGYTAAIYASRAGLQPVLYQGLQPGGQLTITNDVENYPGYPDGINGPQMMEDFKKQAERFGTDIRYGIATSVDFSSLPHKVIIDDQKVIEAHTVIISTGASAKWLGLESEARLNGSGVSACAVCDGFFYRGQDVAIVGAGDTAAEEATYLANLCNKVYMIVRREEMRASTIMQERVKKTKNIEILWNSVTDEVLGNFAVEGVRVKNVVTNEVREIPVSGFFVAIGHKPNSDIFKDYLNLDENGYIRTIPGSSKTNIDGVFACGDVQDFTYRQAVTAAGSGCMAALDAERYLAANDLH from the coding sequence ATGGAAATAGAACGAGTTAAATGCCTGATTATAGGTTCCGGACCCGCCGGTTATACAGCTGCTATTTACGCATCCAGAGCTGGTCTTCAACCTGTATTATATCAAGGACTGCAGCCTGGCGGTCAGCTTACCATCACCAATGATGTCGAAAACTATCCGGGTTATCCTGATGGAATCAATGGTCCTCAAATGATGGAAGATTTCAAGAAGCAGGCAGAGCGTTTCGGAACAGATATCCGATACGGAATAGCAACTTCTGTTGACTTCTCTTCATTGCCTCATAAAGTAATTATAGATGATCAGAAAGTAATTGAAGCTCATACGGTAATCATATCAACAGGTGCGTCTGCTAAATGGTTAGGACTGGAGTCTGAGGCCCGGTTAAACGGAAGTGGCGTATCTGCCTGTGCCGTTTGCGATGGCTTCTTTTACAGAGGCCAGGATGTGGCTATAGTAGGAGCCGGAGATACAGCTGCCGAAGAAGCAACTTACCTGGCGAACCTGTGTAACAAGGTGTATATGATTGTGCGCCGCGAAGAGATGCGCGCATCTACCATTATGCAGGAAAGAGTAAAGAAAACCAAGAACATTGAGATACTCTGGAATAGCGTAACAGATGAAGTGCTGGGTAATTTTGCAGTTGAAGGTGTGCGTGTAAAAAACGTAGTAACCAATGAGGTGAGAGAAATTCCAGTGTCTGGATTTTTTGTTGCAATCGGTCATAAACCCAACTCCGATATCTTTAAAGATTACCTGAACCTGGATGAGAACGGCTATATCAGAACTATTCCGGGCAGTTCTAAGACAAACATCGATGGTGTGTTTGCATGTGGCGATGTGCAGGACTTTACCTATAGGCAAGCTGTAACGGCGGCTGGTTCCGGTTGTATGGCAGCACTCGATGCAGAACGCTATTTAGCTGCCAATGACCTGCATTAA
- a CDS encoding M23 family metallopeptidase yields MSKFKAPFLFAFMLLGTLTCSNALAQSKVKDLFKVKSPKIDYVKPDTTILIKYEEFPEDESDAGKSIYFNPKKELSIVSEDTSELDLGEQHIVEISEEMLVDSTWIRIAGYYAIWDTRTINPYRMDGRQLKDTVDITLYDPRSKRDYKMPLDKTPITSHFGGRWGRWHYGTDIDLNTGDSVYAAFDGVVRINKWDGGGYGNYIVVRHYNGLETLYGHMSKALAQPGQFVKAGEMIGLGGSTGRSTGPHLHYEVRYQGNPLDPELMYNFPEYLIKDQNFQITAALFNYYNKSSSSSSSGGRRAAYHTVRSGDTLSGIAKKYGVNVSQLTKLNGISTRTTLKVGRKLRVR; encoded by the coding sequence ATGTCTAAATTTAAAGCACCCTTCCTTTTTGCCTTTATGTTGCTGGGTACATTAACGTGCTCCAATGCGTTGGCACAAAGTAAGGTGAAGGATCTATTTAAGGTCAAATCGCCCAAAATTGATTATGTGAAACCGGATACCACTATACTTATCAAGTATGAAGAATTTCCGGAAGATGAGTCCGATGCAGGCAAATCCATTTATTTTAACCCGAAAAAGGAGCTTTCTATCGTTAGCGAAGATACTTCGGAGCTAGACCTCGGAGAGCAGCATATAGTTGAGATATCGGAGGAGATGCTTGTGGATTCCACCTGGATCAGAATTGCAGGTTATTATGCGATCTGGGATACCCGCACCATTAATCCGTACCGCATGGATGGTCGCCAGCTGAAGGATACCGTGGATATTACCCTGTATGATCCGCGCTCTAAGCGCGATTATAAAATGCCGTTAGATAAAACACCTATAACCAGCCATTTCGGAGGCCGGTGGGGCCGGTGGCACTATGGCACTGATATAGACCTGAATACCGGAGACTCTGTTTATGCCGCTTTTGATGGTGTTGTAAGAATCAATAAGTGGGACGGCGGTGGCTATGGTAATTATATTGTGGTAAGGCATTACAACGGTCTGGAAACCTTGTACGGGCATATGAGCAAGGCACTGGCACAGCCCGGCCAATTTGTAAAAGCGGGTGAAATGATCGGACTGGGCGGTAGCACCGGGCGCAGTACCGGTCCGCATCTTCATTATGAGGTACGTTACCAGGGCAACCCGCTGGACCCGGAGTTAATGTATAACTTCCCCGAGTACCTGATAAAAGACCAGAACTTCCAGATCACAGCGGCTTTATTCAATTATTATAATAAATCATCCTCTTCTTCAAGCAGTGGCGGAAGACGCGCTGCCTATCACACCGTTAGAAGCGGCGATACCTTGTCAGGCATTGCGAAGAAATACGGGGTGAATGTATCACAACTAACAAAGCTAAACGGCATCTCTACCCGAACCACCTTAAAAGTAGGTCGTAAACTGCGGGTAAGATAG
- the bshB1 gene encoding bacillithiol biosynthesis deacetylase BshB1 encodes MKLDILAFASHPDDIELGCAGTLIAHIEAGRKVGIVDLTLGELGTRGTPEVRAAEAEASSRIMGISARENLQFADGFFKNDKEHQLKVAEMIRKYQPEIVIMNAVYDRHPDHGRGSQLVSESCFISGLRMVPTFDENGQPQQPWRPKVVYHFIQDRFIKPDLVVDVTPYWEKKLETIKAFRSQFYNPDDTSPNTYISSPEFMKFVEARALEMGHAIGVTYGEGFTTERYVGVRNLFDLV; translated from the coding sequence ATGAAATTAGATATACTTGCTTTTGCCTCTCACCCTGATGATATAGAATTAGGGTGTGCAGGTACCCTTATCGCACATATTGAAGCAGGCAGAAAAGTTGGTATCGTAGATTTAACCTTAGGTGAGCTGGGAACGCGCGGTACGCCTGAAGTTAGGGCTGCCGAAGCCGAAGCTTCTTCACGTATCATGGGTATTTCGGCCAGGGAAAATTTACAGTTTGCCGACGGTTTTTTCAAAAATGACAAGGAGCATCAGCTTAAGGTGGCTGAGATGATCAGAAAGTACCAGCCCGAGATAGTTATCATGAACGCTGTATATGACCGGCATCCTGATCATGGCAGAGGCTCTCAGTTGGTTTCTGAATCTTGCTTTATTTCCGGTTTAAGAATGGTGCCTACGTTTGATGAAAACGGGCAGCCGCAGCAGCCATGGCGCCCTAAAGTGGTTTACCATTTCATCCAGGACCGCTTTATCAAACCTGATCTGGTGGTTGATGTAACGCCGTATTGGGAAAAGAAACTGGAGACAATCAAAGCTTTCCGGTCTCAGTTCTATAACCCGGATGATACTTCTCCCAATACCTATATCTCATCTCCGGAATTTATGAAATTCGTAGAGGCGCGTGCGCTTGAAATGGGGCATGCTATTGGCGTAACCTACGGCGAAGGATTTACCACAGAGCGCTATGTTGGAGTCAGAAACCTGTTCGACCTGGTTTAG
- the accC gene encoding acetyl-CoA carboxylase biotin carboxylase subunit, translating to MKNIKKILIANRGEIALRVMRSAKEMGISTVAIYSEADRNALHVRFADEAVCVGGPKSSESYLRGDIIIDVCKRLGVDAIHPGYGFLSENAAFAQQVKEAGLIFIGPSPEAIELMGSKLAAKAAVARYNIPMVPGTEHAITDIEEAKLIAAQVGFPILIKASAGGGGKGMRVVEDIDSFEEQMQLAVSEATSAFGDGSVFIEKYIGSPRHIEIQVLGDTHGNIVHLFERECSIQRRHQKVIEEAPSAVLTPALREEMGMCAVNVAKACDYIGAGTVEFLLDENLNFYFLEMNTRLQVEHPVTEQITGLDLVKEQIKIAEGKPLPFKQENLEITGHSIELRVYAEDPANNFLPDIGRLETYVRPQGLGVRVDDGFEQGMDIPIYYDPMIAKLVTFGKNRQEAIEKMIRAIDEYQITGIETTLPFGKYVLQHEAFVSGNFDTKFIQRYFTPDVLNTTATDDSEDIAAVLAAILLQQHKQLPAPSAAALSDTSSASNWRKNRLK from the coding sequence ATGAAAAACATCAAAAAGATACTGATTGCTAACAGAGGAGAAATAGCACTGCGCGTGATGAGATCCGCTAAAGAAATGGGAATCAGCACGGTTGCCATATACAGCGAAGCCGACCGGAATGCGCTTCATGTGCGTTTTGCCGATGAAGCTGTATGTGTAGGTGGTCCAAAATCTAGCGAATCTTACCTGAGAGGCGATATTATTATAGATGTATGCAAGCGTTTAGGGGTGGATGCCATTCATCCCGGTTATGGTTTCTTATCTGAGAACGCGGCATTCGCTCAGCAGGTAAAAGAAGCCGGCTTAATTTTTATTGGCCCCTCTCCCGAAGCCATCGAACTGATGGGAAGCAAGCTGGCTGCCAAAGCTGCTGTTGCCAGGTACAACATTCCGATGGTACCTGGTACCGAGCATGCCATAACCGATATAGAGGAAGCAAAACTAATTGCGGCTCAGGTCGGCTTTCCGATCCTGATTAAAGCAAGTGCCGGTGGCGGTGGTAAAGGCATGCGTGTAGTAGAGGATATCGATTCTTTTGAGGAACAAATGCAACTTGCTGTCAGTGAAGCAACTTCTGCCTTCGGAGATGGTTCTGTTTTTATAGAGAAGTATATTGGCTCTCCCCGCCACATCGAAATACAGGTATTAGGCGATACGCATGGCAATATAGTACACCTGTTTGAGCGTGAGTGCTCTATACAACGCCGACACCAAAAGGTAATTGAAGAAGCACCTTCGGCAGTTCTTACACCTGCCTTACGCGAAGAAATGGGTATGTGCGCTGTGAATGTGGCCAAAGCATGCGACTATATCGGAGCCGGTACCGTTGAGTTTCTGCTGGACGAGAACCTGAATTTCTACTTTCTGGAAATGAATACCCGCTTGCAGGTGGAGCACCCGGTTACAGAGCAGATAACCGGTCTTGATTTAGTTAAAGAACAAATTAAAATAGCAGAAGGCAAACCCTTACCTTTTAAGCAGGAAAACCTCGAAATAACAGGTCATTCCATTGAGCTGAGAGTGTATGCAGAAGATCCAGCCAATAACTTTTTACCTGACATAGGCCGACTGGAAACTTATGTTCGCCCGCAGGGATTAGGAGTGCGTGTGGATGATGGATTTGAACAGGGCATGGATATACCTATCTACTACGACCCAATGATTGCGAAGCTGGTTACTTTTGGCAAGAACAGGCAGGAAGCCATTGAAAAGATGATTCGAGCAATAGATGAATACCAAATTACAGGAATAGAAACCACCCTGCCCTTTGGCAAATATGTACTGCAGCACGAAGCCTTTGTTTCCGGTAATTTCGATACTAAATTCATACAGCGTTACTTCACACCCGATGTGCTAAATACCACAGCAACAGACGATTCTGAGGATATAGCAGCTGTTTTAGCAGCAATCCTATTGCAGCAGCACAAGCAGTTACCTGCTCCATCTGCTGCGGCTCTGAGCGATACTAGCTCTGCTTCAAACTGGAGAAAGAATCGCTTGAAATAG
- a CDS encoding aminotransferase class I/II-fold pyridoxal phosphate-dependent enzyme, with product MDLFEKLLTNRGPLGSHSHYAHGYFTFPKLEGEIAPRMKFRGKEVLTWSLNNYLGLANHPEVRKVDAEASAEWGMAYPMGARIMSGNSNLHEQLESELADFVMKPDALLLNFGYQGVVSIIDALVDRHDVIVYDAESHACIIDGVRLHQGKRFVFSHNDIDSLKKQLDRATRWAENTGGAILVITEGVFGMSGNIGKLDEIVALKEKYNFRLFVDDAHGFGTMGKTGAGTGEYLGVQDGIDVYFSTFAKSMASIGAFVASNEQVVEYLRYNMRSQIFAKSLPMPITVGALKRLELLRTQPELKDNLWKIVHALQGGLREKGFNIGTTQTPVTPVFLNGQIPDATQLTLDLRENFNIFCSIVVYPVVPKDVIMLRLIPTAVHTLEDVQETIEAFEKIAQKLDKGLYSKSTVTA from the coding sequence GTGGATTTATTTGAAAAGTTGTTGACCAACAGAGGTCCTTTAGGAAGCCACTCCCACTATGCACACGGCTATTTTACATTTCCGAAGTTAGAGGGGGAGATCGCACCACGCATGAAGTTCAGAGGAAAAGAGGTACTTACCTGGAGCTTAAACAACTATTTAGGCCTTGCAAATCATCCAGAAGTGCGTAAAGTAGATGCTGAGGCCTCTGCAGAATGGGGTATGGCTTACCCAATGGGTGCCCGCATTATGTCTGGTAACTCTAATCTGCACGAGCAGCTGGAGTCTGAACTGGCCGATTTCGTAATGAAGCCTGATGCTTTATTACTGAATTTCGGTTACCAGGGTGTTGTGTCTATCATAGATGCATTGGTTGACCGCCACGATGTAATTGTTTACGATGCCGAATCACACGCCTGTATTATAGACGGTGTGCGTTTACACCAGGGCAAACGTTTCGTGTTTTCTCATAACGACATTGACAGCCTTAAAAAGCAGCTGGACCGTGCTACACGTTGGGCTGAGAACACAGGAGGTGCTATTCTGGTGATAACAGAAGGTGTTTTTGGTATGTCCGGGAACATCGGAAAACTGGATGAGATTGTGGCACTAAAAGAAAAATACAATTTCAGACTGTTCGTAGACGATGCGCATGGTTTCGGTACAATGGGTAAAACTGGTGCGGGAACAGGAGAGTACCTGGGAGTGCAGGATGGTATTGATGTTTACTTTTCTACCTTTGCAAAGTCTATGGCCAGCATTGGCGCTTTCGTGGCCTCCAATGAGCAGGTTGTAGAGTACCTGCGCTACAACATGCGCTCTCAGATTTTCGCCAAGTCGCTCCCGATGCCTATTACGGTGGGTGCCTTAAAGCGCCTGGAGTTACTACGCACGCAGCCTGAGCTGAAGGATAATCTTTGGAAAATAGTGCATGCACTTCAGGGCGGATTACGGGAGAAAGGCTTCAACATCGGTACCACACAAACACCTGTAACCCCTGTATTCCTGAATGGTCAGATTCCGGATGCAACACAGTTAACGCTGGATCTGCGTGAAAACTTCAACATTTTCTGTTCTATCGTGGTGTATCCGGTTGTACCGAAAGATGTGATCATGCTGCGCCTTATACCAACGGCAGTACATACACTGGAGGATGTACAGGAGACAATTGAAGCTTTTGAGAAAATTGCACAAAAGTTGGATAAAGGCTTGTACTCCAAGTCTACAGTTACCGCTTAA
- a CDS encoding histone H1, whose translation MNSNFSKLKDLVMSLEADFEKFYDKNNAAAGTRVRKGMQDLKNMAQDIRKEVQDMKNSTEK comes from the coding sequence ATGAATAGCAATTTCAGCAAATTAAAGGATCTGGTAATGTCATTAGAAGCCGACTTCGAAAAGTTCTATGACAAAAATAATGCTGCTGCTGGTACTCGTGTACGTAAAGGTATGCAGGATCTTAAAAACATGGCACAAGACATCCGTAAGGAAGTGCAGGACATGAAAAACAGCACTGAGAAGTAA
- the tyrS gene encoding tyrosine--tRNA ligase, producing MNLIEELRWRGMLHDFMPGTEEQLASGMTTGYIGFDPTAKSLHIGNLATIMLLVQLQRAGHKPVALVGGATGMIGDPSGKSAERNLLDEETLRANQEGIRKQLEKFLDFNSGANAAEIVNNYDWFKEFSFLGFLREVGKHLTVNYMMAKDSVKKRISADEEGDRAEGLSFTEFSYQLIQGYDFYHLYKNKNVRLQMGASDQWGNITTGTELIRRIDGGKAFALVGKLVTKSDGTKFGKSEGGNVWLDPNLTSPYKFYQFWLNLADDEAEKLIKVYTLLSKEEIDTITEEHKQAPHLRVLQKALAKDVTIRVHSEEDYQAAVDASEILFGKGDLDTLKALKEDVLLSVFEGVPHIEISNASYTEAATVSDLLSDITQGQIFESKGEAKRMIKNGGVSINRQKVQGPDDQVNYELLQQKYLVIQKGKKNYFLVSVN from the coding sequence ATGAATCTTATAGAAGAATTGAGGTGGAGAGGCATGCTCCATGATTTCATGCCCGGCACAGAAGAGCAATTAGCATCTGGCATGACAACAGGTTATATCGGTTTCGATCCCACTGCCAAGTCGCTGCACATCGGTAACCTGGCTACTATCATGCTACTGGTTCAACTGCAGCGCGCAGGCCATAAGCCGGTAGCCCTGGTAGGTGGCGCAACAGGTATGATAGGCGATCCTTCCGGAAAATCGGCCGAACGTAACCTGCTGGATGAAGAAACGCTACGGGCAAACCAGGAAGGGATTCGTAAGCAACTGGAAAAGTTCCTGGACTTTAACTCAGGTGCCAATGCGGCCGAAATTGTAAATAACTATGATTGGTTTAAGGAGTTCAGCTTCCTGGGTTTCCTGCGCGAGGTAGGAAAGCACCTTACTGTTAATTATATGATGGCTAAGGATTCTGTAAAGAAGCGTATCAGTGCAGATGAAGAAGGCGATCGTGCCGAGGGCCTATCTTTTACTGAGTTCTCTTACCAGCTGATCCAGGGCTACGACTTTTACCATTTATATAAAAACAAAAATGTACGCCTGCAAATGGGGGCTTCCGATCAATGGGGTAACATCACAACCGGAACAGAGTTGATCCGGCGCATAGATGGCGGGAAAGCTTTTGCCTTAGTCGGTAAACTGGTTACCAAATCAGATGGCACAAAATTCGGTAAATCGGAAGGCGGCAATGTCTGGCTGGACCCGAACCTGACCTCTCCTTACAAATTCTACCAGTTCTGGCTGAACCTGGCAGATGATGAAGCTGAAAAGCTGATTAAGGTATACACGCTGCTTTCTAAAGAAGAAATTGATACAATCACTGAAGAGCACAAACAGGCACCACACCTGCGTGTTTTACAAAAAGCCCTGGCTAAAGATGTTACAATTCGGGTACACTCCGAAGAAGATTATCAAGCAGCTGTAGATGCCTCAGAAATTTTGTTCGGTAAAGGGGATTTAGATACCCTTAAGGCCTTAAAAGAGGATGTTTTACTATCTGTTTTTGAAGGAGTGCCACATATCGAGATATCTAATGCTAGTTATACAGAGGCTGCCACCGTGAGTGATTTACTGTCTGATATTACGCAAGGGCAGATTTTCGAATCAAAAGGTGAGGCAAAACGCATGATCAAAAACGGAGGCGTGAGCATCAACCGTCAGAAAGTACAGGGTCCGGACGACCAGGTAAATTATGAGTTACTGCAGCAGAAATACCTGGTGATACAGAAAGGCAAGAAAAACTATTTCCTGGTTTCAGTTAACTAA
- the holA gene encoding DNA polymerase III subunit delta has translation MAYTPEDILEQLKKRQFAPIYFLQGEEPYYIDLIADYIEQHALQEHEKGFNQVVVYGKDVDVSTILLQAKRFPMMSDRQVVIVKEAQSVQDLEKEEGMRQLEAYLQNPLPSTILVFCHKYKSLDGRKVLAKAVNKHAVLLTTKKLYENQVPAWVGNYIKSKGLQTTQKAVLLLSEFIGADLSRLSNEIDKLLINLKPGQTIDERVVQENVGISKEYNIFELQTALIAQDALKANRIIHYFEANPKNNPLIPNLSLLFSFFTKLLCLHMASDKSEAAVKKSLGNRAFLAKEYMHALRVFPIQRTIDIIHFIRVADLQVKGITGGNMAEAEILRELVFKILHAVPRTLATQPEII, from the coding sequence ATGGCTTATACACCCGAAGATATACTTGAACAGCTTAAGAAAAGGCAGTTTGCTCCCATATATTTTTTACAGGGAGAAGAGCCATATTACATCGATCTTATTGCTGACTATATTGAGCAGCATGCACTTCAGGAGCATGAGAAAGGGTTTAATCAGGTTGTAGTGTATGGAAAAGATGTCGATGTTTCAACAATTCTGCTACAGGCCAAACGCTTCCCGATGATGTCGGACAGGCAGGTGGTGATTGTAAAGGAAGCACAGTCGGTTCAGGATCTGGAAAAGGAGGAGGGAATGCGGCAACTGGAGGCGTATCTTCAAAATCCTTTACCTTCTACTATACTGGTTTTTTGCCACAAGTATAAAAGCCTTGATGGGAGAAAAGTGCTGGCTAAAGCTGTAAACAAACATGCCGTATTGCTTACCACTAAGAAGCTGTACGAGAACCAGGTGCCCGCTTGGGTGGGCAACTATATTAAGTCGAAAGGGCTGCAGACAACACAGAAAGCGGTTTTATTGTTAAGCGAATTTATAGGTGCCGATCTTTCACGCCTTTCCAATGAAATAGACAAGCTGCTGATTAACCTGAAGCCTGGCCAGACGATTGATGAACGGGTAGTGCAGGAAAATGTGGGTATTAGCAAGGAGTATAACATTTTCGAATTACAGACAGCACTCATTGCACAGGATGCGCTTAAGGCTAACCGCATCATCCATTATTTTGAAGCAAATCCTAAAAATAACCCGCTTATACCCAACCTTAGCCTGCTGTTTTCTTTTTTTACAAAATTGCTGTGCCTGCATATGGCAAGCGATAAATCAGAAGCAGCAGTAAAAAAGAGCCTTGGAAACCGCGCTTTCCTGGCAAAGGAATACATGCATGCGCTGCGGGTTTTCCCGATACAAAGAACAATAGATATCATACACTTTATCCGAGTGGCAGATTTGCAGGTGAAAGGTATTACAGGTGGTAATATGGCTGAAGCCGAAATCCTGCGGGAACTGGTTTTCAAGATATTACATGCCGTGCCGAGGACTTTGGCTACCCAGCCTGAGATTATTTAG